In the Treponema maltophilum ATCC 51939 genome, CTGCAAAAAATGACATCGAGGTTGCGCTGTCCGGAATCGTGTTTGAGGTTATGATAGTCGAATTTTATTTTCGATTTTAATTCGTCTTTTACCTGATAGCCGCCATCGGTTTTCGTAAAAAAGCGCTGCAAATAATCGGGCGGAATGCCGACAATGCGGCTTTCGGGGTAAAACCCCTGCTTACCGACCATCAGCGATTTTAAAGAAATATCCGAAGCCATGATTTCAAAATCCATTGTCGGCGGCAAAACGGTTTTTAAAACCATTGCAATCGTGTACGGTTCTTCACCCGTCGAACAGCCGGCGCTCCATATTTTTACCGTTTTTTGGCCGGCATTCTTTTTCAATTCGACGATTTTCGGAATAACATAATGACTTAAAGCATCAAAATGCGGCTGATTTCTGAAAAAGCGCGTGAGGTTTGTCGTTACGGAATCCAAAAACATCTTCATCTCTTCCCTGTCGGAAAGAATAAGCTTGTAGTAATCTTCGACATTACTCAGCGATTTTTCGCGCAAGCGCTCTTTTAAACGACTGTCCAAGATAGTCCGATTCGATTCGGAAAACGTTATACCGCTTTCGTCGTAGATAGTTTTGCGGAACATATCGAACTGGGCATCAGTCAATAAATCAACCATATTCGAACATTATAAATGATAAGTAAAAAAAAGTAAATGCCATTTGAGAACGGTTGACAAAAAGCCCCGGAGATGTGAAAATTACGGAATGAGTAAATTTATCTTTGTAACCGGCGGAGTGTGCTCCAGCTTGGGAAAAGGCGTTGCGGCGGCAAGCATCGGCAGTCTTTTGGAATGCAGCGGTTTAAAAATCGCCATGATGAAATGCGATCCTTACATAAATGTGGACGCGGGTACCATGAACCCGTACCAGCACGGTGAAGTATACGTTACCGCAGACGGCGCCGAAACCGATTTGAATTTGGGCAATTACGCCCGCTTTGTGAATGTGGAATTAAGCCGTTCAAATTCGATCACGACGGGCAAAATCTATGAAGAAGTTATAAAAAACGAACGCAGCGGGCGCTACAACGGGCGCGCGGTGCAGGTTATTCCGCACATAACCGACGAAATAAAGCGGAGAATCATGATTGTCGGCGCAAAAACCGAAGCCGATATCGTTATTATCGAAATAGGCGGAACGGTCGGCGACATCGAATCGATTCCCTTTCTCGAAGCCGCCCGCCAACTCATACGCGAAAAAGGAAAAGAAAACGCCCTGTGCGTACATTTAACGCTGGTTCCGATCATAACCGGCGGCGAATTAAAAACAAAGCCGACCCAGCATTCGGTAAAAAACATGCAGCAACTGGGCATACAACCGGATATTCTTTTATGCCGCAGCGAAGTTCCGCTCGACGACGATTTGCGCAAAAAAATCGCATCGTTTTGCAACGTCGAAAAAGCGTCGGTTTTTACGTCGATCGACGTAGACAAAACAATCTACGAGCTGCCGATAGAATTTCACCGCCAAGGCTTGGATGCACAGATTTTATCCAAATTCGGATGGAAAAAGCGCAAAACCGACATAAGCGCGTGGACTTCGTTTATAGACAAGCTGAACCGCCCGAAGGGCAAGGTATGCATCGGCATGCTGGGCAAAAAAACCTTCCTCGACGACTGTTATAAATCGGTTAGAGAAGCGCTGTTTCATGCCGCGGTCAGCGCGCACGGTTATGAACTCGAAATACGCAAGATAGACGCCGAAACGCTCGAAAGCAACGCCGACACGGCTCAGTATTTTAAAGGCGTTGACGGTATTATCGTGCCGGACAATTACGGCCAGCGCGGTTTTTTGGGACTTTTGCAGGCGATCCGCTACGCGCGCGAACATAAAATTCCGTTTTTGGGCATAGGATTGGGCATGCAGCTTATGGCCATCGAAACGGCGCGCAATATTTTGGGCTGGGAAGACGCCGACTCGACCGAATTCGTTCAAAACTCGGATTATCCGGTTATCAGTCTGCCCGAAGAACAAGCGGGCTTAACCGCCGCCGGCATTATGCTTTTGGGTAACGGCAGCGTCGACATTCTTCCCGATTCAAAGCTCGCGAAAATCTACGGCAAAACGCCCGTTACCGAACGCCACCGCAGCAAATACACCTTCGACCGCAAATACAGCAGCGACATGCAGTCGCACAATCTGCTGATCGGTGCATATTCGAAAGCCGACGGTCAGGTTGAAGCGTTCGAATGGAAAAACCATCCGTGGGGCATCGGCGTACAGTTCCATCCCGAATTCATATCGAGGCCGGCAAATCCGCACCCGCTGGTATCCGCCTTTATAGGCGCCGCGATAAAAAAATGATGCGCCCGCTGTCCGCTGTGCCGCACCGCATTCGTGCGGCGCTCTGTCTTCGTTCGGCCGCCGTCGGTTTGTGCTTTGCCGCTCTATGCTTTTTATGCGTAAGCGGCTGTTCACTCGACTACGGCCGCTCAAGTCAAGCGCAAATCGTCAGTCCCGAATTCGTGTTTTACGATGCGGGCTTCACGCATGTGGAACGCGGCGAAACAAAACTGCGCATGGAAGCGGAACAAATCGAACAGTACACGGGAGCCGACTCTCTGTACGGCAAAAACGTTTCGTTCGCCGTCTACGGCGACAATTCCGAGCCCTCGCTGACAGGCTCGTGTTCCCTGCTGTCCGCCGACAGAGAAAACAAGCTGTACTGTTTTTTTTCGGGCATACGGATAAAAAGTTTCCAGCACCGTGCCGAAATTACGGCGGACAGTTTACGCTGGAATGAAAAAACGTCCGTACTGGACGGCGGCAAAGACGATACCGTAAACGTTTCGCTTGAAACCGAAAGCGGCAGCTTCATAACGATACGCGGAAAAGCATTTTCGGCGCGCAAAGACGATTTGTCGTTCGCCTTCGGCGAAAGCGTAAGCGGAGAAATACAATGAAGGCTTCGGCACTTGCAGCGCTTTTATTCTTTGCATTCGCACTGCCGGGCACGGCACAAAGTGCGACTCAAAGTGCGGTATCGAGTACGCCGGTGCCCGAAAAAGACACAATCGTTTTTTCGGCATCTTCGATGACCGGCAGCACAAGCGAAACCAATGAGTACACGCGCTTGCAGGGCGGCGCCCGCATTCAAACGAACACGCTGGACATAAAAGCCGATTCGATTCAATTAAGCGGCAGCAATTACCGCAGTATAATCGCCGAAAAAAACGTGGAAGGCGCCGACACCGAAGGCGGTTTTACCTTTACATGCAATTCGCTCCGCTACGACCGGGAAACGAAAATCACCGTTTTGGAAGGCGCAGTTGCGATGCACGATACAAAAAACGACGTGCACGTAAAAGCCGAATACGTCGAATACAATCAGGCAACCGAAACCGCCCTCATTCAAATCAATGTTGAAATTACGCAGGAAAAATCCGTATGCACGTCCGCCTTTGCCGTCTACCGCAAAAAAATACAAATGCTGGAATTGAGCGGTTCGCCGCGGGTAACGGAAGGCGACAACGTTTTCCGCGCACAGGAAATCGTCTTTAATTTGGATACTAAAGAAATAACGCTCGACGGCAAAGTCAGCGGCACGGTTATCGACAAAAAAGAAAACGGCGGAACATCTTCGGAGAGCGGCACATGAGCAAACTGACGGTATCGGGCTTGTATAAAAGTTTCGGGAAAAAAGAAGTTGTGCGCGGCATCGATTTTTCGATGACGAGCGGCGAAGTGCTCGGTCTTTTGGGGCCGAACGGCGCGGGAAAAACCACTACGTTTTACATGATTGTCGGCTTTTACCGGCCGACCGCCGGCGACGTGTTTTTAAACGACCGCTGCATCACGCGCCTTCCCATGTACAAACGGGCGCGGCTGGGCATTTCGTATTTGCCGCAGGAAACGTCCGTATTCCGCAAACTCACCGTCGAAGAAAACATATGGGCGATCATAGAAACGCGACGCGACCTGTCCGAAGAGCAAAAACACGCCTTACTCGAAGACCTTATAGAAGAGTTTGCGATCGGCCGCATACGAAAACAGCCGGCATACACACTCTCGGGAGGAGAGCGGCGCCGAACGGAAATAGCACGCGCATTGGCAACCGAACCGCAGATTTTGCTTTTGGACGAACCCTTTGCCGGCATCGACCCCATCGCCGTCGCCGACATAAAAGCCATGGTACGCCTTCTTGCCCGACGCGGTATCGGCGTGCTGATCACCGACCACAACG is a window encoding:
- a CDS encoding CheR family methyltransferase; protein product: MVDLLTDAQFDMFRKTIYDESGITFSESNRTILDSRLKERLREKSLSNVEDYYKLILSDREEMKMFLDSVTTNLTRFFRNQPHFDALSHYVIPKIVELKKNAGQKTVKIWSAGCSTGEEPYTIAMVLKTVLPPTMDFEIMASDISLKSLMVGKQGFYPESRIVGIPPDYLQRFFTKTDGGYQVKDELKSKIKFDYHNLKHDSGQRNLDVIFCRNVLIYFDEAAQLTVINRFWDSMAPKSFLFIGHSESLFGMDTKFEFLKTDWACLYQKNT
- a CDS encoding CTP synthase, which produces MSKFIFVTGGVCSSLGKGVAAASIGSLLECSGLKIAMMKCDPYINVDAGTMNPYQHGEVYVTADGAETDLNLGNYARFVNVELSRSNSITTGKIYEEVIKNERSGRYNGRAVQVIPHITDEIKRRIMIVGAKTEADIVIIEIGGTVGDIESIPFLEAARQLIREKGKENALCVHLTLVPIITGGELKTKPTQHSVKNMQQLGIQPDILLCRSEVPLDDDLRKKIASFCNVEKASVFTSIDVDKTIYELPIEFHRQGLDAQILSKFGWKKRKTDISAWTSFIDKLNRPKGKVCIGMLGKKTFLDDCYKSVREALFHAAVSAHGYELEIRKIDAETLESNADTAQYFKGVDGIIVPDNYGQRGFLGLLQAIRYAREHKIPFLGIGLGMQLMAIETARNILGWEDADSTEFVQNSDYPVISLPEEQAGLTAAGIMLLGNGSVDILPDSKLAKIYGKTPVTERHRSKYTFDRKYSSDMQSHNLLIGAYSKADGQVEAFEWKNHPWGIGVQFHPEFISRPANPHPLVSAFIGAAIKK
- a CDS encoding LptA/OstA family protein, with protein sequence MKASALAALLFFAFALPGTAQSATQSAVSSTPVPEKDTIVFSASSMTGSTSETNEYTRLQGGARIQTNTLDIKADSIQLSGSNYRSIIAEKNVEGADTEGGFTFTCNSLRYDRETKITVLEGAVAMHDTKNDVHVKAEYVEYNQATETALIQINVEITQEKSVCTSAFAVYRKKIQMLELSGSPRVTEGDNVFRAQEIVFNLDTKEITLDGKVSGTVIDKKENGGTSSESGT
- the lptB gene encoding LPS export ABC transporter ATP-binding protein, whose product is MSKLTVSGLYKSFGKKEVVRGIDFSMTSGEVLGLLGPNGAGKTTTFYMIVGFYRPTAGDVFLNDRCITRLPMYKRARLGISYLPQETSVFRKLTVEENIWAIIETRRDLSEEQKHALLEDLIEEFAIGRIRKQPAYTLSGGERRRTEIARALATEPQILLLDEPFAGIDPIAVADIKAMVRLLARRGIGVLITDHNVRDTLEITDRSIIISNGQIVVQGVPEEILESPVARKLYLGEEFRM